From Streptomyces sp. NBC_01754, a single genomic window includes:
- a CDS encoding TOMM precursor leader peptide-binding protein: MRPMLKPALRRAWRGRNTVQFGVTPAHAVTLGPMDIATGSFLELLDGTRGLPLLREEARALDLSDRHVDVLVARLTAAGLLDDPGAGGPEAEALRRRAETLDRQRPDAASLSVVHPSPGSGLRRLAARRAMRVQVRGAGRVGAAIAAVLSASGVGRVDVLDGGRTEPWDVAPGGLPAAAVGERRDTAARQLVRRAAVGGTPRESEAARGAAGGEPALSLIVVSPRDGLSVYAPEPDTAAPWIASGTPHLYAGVIEATGVVGPLVLPGGTGCAGCLALHRAEQDPQWPRMLAQWRSGRRTTVPACDLALATAVAGLAAAHALTFLDGELPASTGARWEAAMPVLDWRTERLGPHSGCTCGAAGQTEAELTSVAGAAQDTMAG; encoded by the coding sequence ATGCGTCCGATGTTGAAGCCCGCGCTGCGCCGGGCCTGGCGTGGTCGGAACACCGTGCAATTCGGTGTGACTCCCGCGCACGCCGTGACGCTGGGACCCATGGATATCGCCACCGGGAGCTTTCTCGAACTGCTCGACGGCACACGGGGGCTGCCCCTGCTACGTGAAGAGGCCAGAGCACTTGATCTGTCCGACCGTCACGTGGACGTTCTGGTGGCACGGCTGACGGCGGCCGGGCTGCTCGACGATCCCGGAGCGGGCGGCCCGGAGGCCGAAGCGTTACGACGGCGGGCCGAGACCCTGGACCGGCAGCGGCCCGACGCGGCGTCCCTCTCGGTCGTCCACCCTTCGCCCGGGAGCGGTCTTCGCCGGCTCGCGGCCCGCCGGGCGATGCGGGTGCAGGTCAGAGGCGCGGGGCGGGTGGGAGCGGCGATCGCGGCCGTGCTCTCCGCTTCGGGCGTGGGCAGGGTCGATGTGCTCGACGGCGGCCGCACGGAGCCATGGGATGTCGCGCCAGGTGGGCTCCCGGCGGCGGCGGTCGGTGAGCGGAGGGACACCGCGGCCCGGCAGCTGGTCCGCCGGGCCGCGGTGGGCGGCACGCCCCGGGAGTCCGAGGCGGCAAGGGGCGCGGCGGGAGGCGAGCCGGCGCTGTCCCTCATCGTGGTGTCCCCCCGGGACGGCCTCTCGGTCTACGCCCCGGAGCCGGACACGGCGGCACCCTGGATCGCCTCGGGTACACCCCATCTCTACGCGGGGGTGATCGAGGCCACCGGAGTGGTCGGCCCACTGGTGCTGCCCGGCGGCACCGGATGCGCGGGGTGCCTCGCGCTGCACCGGGCCGAGCAGGACCCGCAGTGGCCCCGCATGCTGGCGCAGTGGAGGTCGGGACGGCGTACCACCGTGCCCGCCTGTGACCTGGCACTGGCGACGGCCGTGGCGGGGCTGGCGGCCGCGCACGCTCTGACGTTCCTCGACGGTGAGCTGCCGGCCAGCACCGGCGCCCGGTGGGAGGCCGCCATGCCCGTGCTGGACTGGCGCACGGAACGGCTCGGGCCGCACTCCGGCTGTACCTGTGGTGCCGCCGGACAGACTGAGGCCGAGCTCACCTCCGTCGCGGGGGCGGCTCAGGACACAATGGCCGGGTGA
- a CDS encoding M48 metallopeptidase family protein, with product MPADSSFGLPEEASARDAGRPSGDASARRPPASVTSAVEVRRSSRRRRTVSAYREGDRTVVLIPARMSEAEEQRWVGVMLDKLAAQESKKAIGDDALAERAERLSDQYFEGRARPASVRWVTNQNTRWGSCTPAEGSIRLSHRLQGMPEYVVDYVLLHELAHLLVPGHGPRFWRLLEAYPRTERARGYLEGAVAAERLPRLPAARES from the coding sequence GTGCCCGCCGACTCCTCATTCGGCCTCCCCGAGGAGGCTTCCGCGCGCGATGCCGGACGTCCCTCCGGCGACGCGTCAGCCCGCAGGCCCCCCGCATCGGTGACGAGCGCGGTGGAGGTCCGCCGGAGCTCCCGGCGCCGCCGGACGGTCTCCGCGTACCGGGAGGGTGACCGCACCGTCGTGCTGATTCCCGCCCGGATGTCCGAGGCCGAGGAGCAACGCTGGGTCGGTGTGATGCTCGACAAGCTGGCGGCCCAGGAGAGCAAGAAGGCGATCGGGGACGACGCGCTCGCCGAACGGGCCGAGCGGCTGTCCGACCAGTACTTCGAGGGCAGGGCGCGGCCGGCCTCGGTGCGCTGGGTCACCAACCAGAACACCCGCTGGGGCTCCTGCACCCCGGCCGAGGGCAGTATCCGTCTGTCGCACCGCCTGCAGGGCATGCCGGAGTACGTCGTCGACTACGTCCTCCTCCACGAGCTGGCTCATCTCCTGGTGCCTGGTCACGGCCCGCGTTTCTGGCGGCTGTTGGAGGCGTACCCCCGTACCGAGAGGGCGCGTGGCTATCTCGAGGGGGCCGTGGCTGCGGAACGGCTGCCGCGTCTTCCCGCCGCGCGGGAGAGCTGA
- a CDS encoding TerD family protein: protein MAREFQRGHKAKISDLTAGTDLYVGVQIAAPGLTFDISCFGLDVHEQLSDDRYFVFFNQPKSPEESIQLLGAQAGDTESFRVTLDRVPAGVHKLSFTATIDGAGQMSQIGPGYIRVVAGGEEVVRYAFDGAEFTTERAVMLGDFYLKDVWRFAAVGQGFDGGLDALLRNFGGEVAEEAPAAPAGEAAPAFAPPSQPSAPPAFGVPAAPRPPQPEPAFGGPPSPPVMPAPVPEQQPVHAAPTIVAPLVPPAPHTPLVPQPPHAPMPPPAPPAPASYGQPPQPPQFGQGPPPPAPPFAQHPPAPFGPQAPVPQGGGVPPGAPQTGGGLLAALQPYKEAATGQRWTSQNQQLMRADLTMGDMPVLARQGSMVMYQGKVDFGYKGAGFAGRVVGNATGQEMQLMRCTGRGQVFFAQDGSHLHPIELQGDGVCVSAENVLAFDESLQYEVRRIEGHGIPGGALFTMQFQGTGTVVVKTHGVPVVLPVTPTTFADCNAVVAWSSASQVIVSSQVRLRRNAYPGHSGETVNLQFRGAPGNFIVVQPYEV from the coding sequence ATGGCCAGGGAATTCCAACGGGGCCACAAGGCCAAGATCAGTGATCTGACAGCGGGGACGGATCTGTACGTAGGTGTGCAGATCGCTGCTCCTGGCCTGACGTTCGACATCAGCTGCTTCGGTCTCGATGTGCACGAGCAGCTCTCGGACGACCGGTATTTCGTCTTCTTCAATCAACCGAAGTCGCCCGAGGAGTCCATTCAGCTCCTTGGTGCCCAGGCCGGTGACACCGAGTCGTTCCGCGTCACCCTCGACCGTGTTCCGGCCGGCGTCCACAAGCTCTCCTTCACCGCGACGATCGACGGCGCGGGGCAGATGTCGCAGATAGGCCCCGGGTACATCCGGGTCGTGGCGGGCGGCGAGGAGGTGGTGCGGTACGCCTTCGACGGCGCGGAGTTCACCACCGAGCGCGCGGTCATGCTCGGTGACTTCTACCTCAAGGACGTCTGGCGCTTCGCCGCGGTCGGACAGGGATTCGACGGCGGACTGGACGCGCTGCTGAGGAACTTCGGCGGCGAGGTCGCCGAAGAGGCACCGGCGGCCCCGGCGGGGGAAGCCGCTCCGGCGTTCGCCCCGCCGTCCCAGCCCTCCGCACCCCCGGCCTTCGGCGTCCCGGCGGCTCCCCGGCCTCCGCAGCCCGAACCGGCCTTCGGCGGCCCGCCCTCTCCGCCCGTAATGCCCGCCCCCGTCCCGGAGCAGCAGCCGGTGCACGCGGCGCCGACCATAGTGGCGCCGCTCGTGCCCCCGGCCCCGCACACACCGCTCGTGCCCCAGCCCCCGCACGCGCCCATGCCGCCCCCGGCGCCCCCGGCGCCCGCCTCGTACGGACAGCCGCCCCAGCCGCCCCAGTTCGGACAGGGCCCCCCGCCCCCCGCGCCGCCCTTCGCCCAGCACCCGCCGGCTCCGTTCGGCCCGCAGGCCCCCGTCCCGCAGGGCGGCGGTGTGCCCCCGGGAGCGCCGCAGACCGGAGGCGGCCTTCTGGCCGCTCTCCAGCCGTACAAGGAGGCGGCCACCGGGCAGCGTTGGACGTCACAGAACCAGCAGCTCATGCGCGCCGACCTGACCATGGGCGACATGCCCGTCCTGGCACGCCAGGGCAGCATGGTGATGTACCAGGGAAAGGTCGACTTCGGTTACAAGGGTGCCGGCTTCGCGGGACGCGTGGTCGGGAACGCGACGGGCCAGGAGATGCAGCTCATGCGCTGCACCGGGCGTGGCCAGGTCTTCTTCGCACAGGACGGATCACACCTGCACCCGATCGAGTTGCAGGGCGACGGCGTCTGCGTCTCCGCGGAGAACGTCCTCGCCTTCGACGAGTCGCTGCAGTACGAGGTCCGCAGGATCGAGGGGCACGGGATCCCCGGCGGTGCCTTGTTCACCATGCAGTTCCAGGGCACCGGCACCGTCGTCGTCAAGACGCACGGCGTACCGGTCGTGCTGCCGGTCACGCCCACCACCTTCGCCGACTGCAACGCCGTCGTGGCGTGGTCGTCCGCGTCCCAGGTGATCGTCTCCAGCCAGGTCCGGCTCCGCCGCAACGCCTATCCCGGGCACAGCGGCGAGACAGTGAACCTCCAGTTCCGGGGAGCCCCCGGCAACTTCATCGTCGTCCAGCCCTACGAGGTCTGA
- a CDS encoding AIM24 family protein — MNQQELAGYAPTPVTARMENHGHTMLKVAMATGQDLYARTGSMVAYEGFIQYEPNPPAVRQIASQWITGEGTPLMKCSGDGLLYLADYGADVVVIHLDNEALSVNGTNLLAFDSHLGWGVERVKGLAKFAGQGLWNVCVQGSGWVAITSRGTPIVVDCGRGEDETYVDPDALVAWSPNLKVKGKRSFKAGSLIGRGSGEAYQMAFSGQGIVVVQPSEDSTDRLRIRN; from the coding sequence ATGAACCAGCAAGAACTCGCGGGCTACGCCCCGACGCCCGTCACGGCCCGGATGGAGAACCACGGCCACACGATGCTCAAGGTCGCCATGGCCACCGGCCAGGACCTCTACGCGCGCACCGGCTCGATGGTGGCCTACGAGGGCTTCATCCAGTACGAGCCCAACCCGCCCGCCGTACGGCAGATCGCCTCGCAGTGGATCACCGGTGAGGGCACACCCCTCATGAAGTGCTCCGGTGACGGGCTCCTCTACCTCGCCGACTACGGTGCGGACGTCGTCGTGATCCATCTGGACAACGAGGCGCTGTCGGTCAACGGGACCAATCTCCTGGCGTTCGACAGCCACCTCGGCTGGGGTGTCGAGCGGGTCAAGGGGCTGGCCAAGTTCGCCGGACAGGGGCTGTGGAACGTCTGTGTCCAGGGCAGCGGCTGGGTGGCGATCACTTCGCGAGGCACCCCGATCGTCGTCGACTGCGGCCGGGGCGAGGACGAGACGTACGTCGACCCCGACGCGCTCGTGGCCTGGTCACCGAACCTCAAGGTGAAAGGCAAACGCAGCTTCAAGGCCGGCTCCCTGATCGGGCGGGGCAGCGGCGAGGCCTACCAGATGGCCTTCTCGGGGCAGGGCATCGTCGTCGTCCAGCCGAGCGAGGACAGTACCGACCGCCTGCGGATCCGGAACTGA
- a CDS encoding AIM24 family protein — translation MQSPLFNHTEQQSQDRYTVQNPQLLRVSLTGHDDVLARKGAMVAYQGLMEFDGEYQSHGQRDALLSTGEGLELMRCSGQGTVFLANLAQYVHVVDVDHEGITVDSAYVLALDSVLHTEVIAVDSQYGISGTGKYQLNISGNGKVALMTSGRPLMMQVTPDKYVSADADAIVAWSSGLRVQMQAQTHSSGVFRRRGDTGEGWELSFLGQGFALVQPSEVLPPQHAQIGQGAAAQFGVGRHGAHGQNQDNAWN, via the coding sequence ATGCAGAGTCCGCTTTTCAACCACACGGAACAGCAGTCGCAGGACCGGTACACGGTCCAGAACCCGCAGCTCCTGCGGGTCTCGCTGACGGGACACGACGACGTGCTCGCCCGCAAAGGCGCCATGGTCGCCTACCAGGGGCTCATGGAGTTCGACGGTGAGTACCAGTCGCACGGGCAGCGCGACGCCCTGCTCAGCACCGGCGAGGGCCTGGAGCTGATGCGCTGCTCGGGTCAGGGCACGGTCTTTCTGGCCAACCTCGCCCAGTACGTCCATGTCGTCGACGTCGACCACGAGGGCATCACGGTCGACAGCGCCTATGTGCTCGCCCTGGACTCGGTGCTGCACACCGAGGTCATCGCGGTGGACAGCCAGTACGGGATCTCCGGCACCGGCAAGTACCAGCTCAACATCTCCGGGAACGGCAAGGTCGCCCTGATGACCTCGGGCCGGCCGCTGATGATGCAGGTCACTCCGGACAAGTACGTCAGTGCCGATGCCGATGCCATCGTCGCCTGGTCGAGCGGGCTGCGCGTGCAGATGCAGGCCCAGACCCACTCCTCAGGCGTCTTCCGGCGCCGTGGCGACACGGGTGAGGGCTGGGAGCTGAGCTTCCTGGGCCAGGGCTTCGCCCTTGTCCAGCCGAGTGAGGTCCTGCCCCCGCAGCACGCACAGATCGGGCAGGGCGCCGCAGCCCAGTTCGGTGTGGGCCGGCACGGTGCGCACGGCCAGAACCAGGACAACGCCTGGAACTGA
- a CDS encoding NUDIX hydrolase, protein MSLHDDAVLVLKEYEARDWGQTELRQRYLDHLAAHPDGMWKACGAGHLTASALVIDPDRGRVLLTLHRKLRMWLQMGGHCESQDATLAAAALREAAEESGIAGPVLLPGGPVRLDRHPIPAPCHWHLDVQYAATVPAGAVERISDESLDLRWFRYDEVADVADASVVRLLEHARARLEGRV, encoded by the coding sequence GTGAGCCTGCACGACGACGCGGTCCTCGTGCTCAAGGAGTACGAGGCGCGCGACTGGGGCCAGACGGAATTGCGGCAGAGGTACCTGGACCACCTGGCCGCCCACCCGGACGGCATGTGGAAGGCGTGCGGGGCGGGACACCTCACGGCCAGCGCCCTGGTGATCGATCCGGACCGCGGCAGGGTCCTGCTGACCCTGCACAGGAAGCTGCGGATGTGGCTGCAGATGGGCGGCCACTGCGAGTCGCAGGACGCCACCTTGGCGGCGGCCGCGCTGCGGGAGGCCGCGGAGGAGTCGGGGATCGCCGGACCGGTCCTGCTGCCCGGGGGGCCGGTGCGGCTGGACCGTCACCCCATCCCGGCGCCGTGTCACTGGCATCTCGACGTGCAGTACGCGGCGACGGTCCCCGCCGGGGCGGTGGAGCGGATCAGCGACGAGTCGCTGGACCTGCGCTGGTTCCGGTACGACGAGGTGGCCGATGTGGCCGACGCCTCGGTCGTACGGCTGCTGGAGCACGCACGTGCCCGGCTGGAGGGCCGCGTTTGA
- a CDS encoding zinc-dependent metalloprotease, which translates to MSDTPFGFGFPPEEPEDGDEGKKKDPTGGGQGAGGPANPFGFGPGAGGDNPFAAMFGSMNPSDLGAAFQQLGQMLSYEGGPVNWDMAKQIARQTVSQGTPDGSKDASVGPSDRSAVDEALRLADLWLDGATSLPSGSVSAVAWSRAEWVEASLPAWQKLVDPVAERVGLAMGDVLPEEMQAMAGPLIGMMRSMGGAMFGQQIGQAVGVLAGEVVGSTDIGLPLGPAGKAALLPLNVERFGKDLSVPQDEVRLYLALREAAHQRLFAHVPWLRSHLFGAVEAYARGIKVDTSKLEDVVGQFDPSQPEQLQEALQQGMFQPEDTPEQKASLARLETALALVEGWVDAVVHEAAKSRLTSADALRETMRRRRASGGPAEQTFATLIGLQLRPRRLRDASRLWASLTDARGVDGRDALWEHPDMLPTARDLDDPDGFVHHEQLDFSELDKMLGEAAKGPQKSGPGKSSGEAPDKDGPKAPGDGSGSGDEDGPQDGTRDDGKDDTDR; encoded by the coding sequence GTGAGTGACACCCCATTCGGATTCGGCTTTCCGCCGGAGGAGCCGGAAGACGGCGACGAGGGCAAGAAGAAGGACCCCACCGGTGGTGGGCAGGGCGCGGGCGGGCCGGCGAACCCGTTCGGCTTCGGGCCGGGTGCGGGCGGGGACAACCCGTTCGCCGCGATGTTCGGCTCGATGAATCCCAGCGATCTGGGAGCCGCCTTCCAGCAGCTCGGCCAGATGCTGAGCTACGAGGGCGGCCCCGTCAACTGGGACATGGCCAAGCAGATCGCCCGCCAGACCGTGTCGCAGGGCACGCCGGACGGCAGCAAGGACGCCAGTGTCGGCCCGTCGGACCGGTCAGCGGTCGACGAGGCGCTGCGTCTCGCCGACCTCTGGCTGGACGGTGCGACCTCCTTGCCCTCCGGCTCGGTATCGGCGGTGGCCTGGAGCCGCGCGGAGTGGGTCGAGGCGTCGCTGCCCGCGTGGCAGAAGCTGGTGGACCCGGTGGCGGAGCGCGTCGGCCTGGCCATGGGCGATGTGCTGCCCGAGGAGATGCAGGCCATGGCGGGCCCGCTGATCGGCATGATGCGGTCGATGGGCGGGGCCATGTTCGGTCAGCAGATCGGGCAGGCCGTCGGTGTGCTGGCCGGGGAGGTCGTGGGATCGACCGACATCGGCCTCCCGCTGGGTCCGGCCGGCAAGGCCGCGCTGCTCCCGCTGAACGTGGAGCGGTTCGGGAAGGACCTGAGCGTGCCGCAGGACGAGGTGCGGCTGTACCTCGCGCTGCGTGAGGCCGCCCACCAGCGGCTCTTCGCCCATGTCCCGTGGCTGCGCTCACATCTGTTCGGTGCCGTCGAGGCCTATGCGCGCGGCATCAAGGTGGACACGAGCAAGCTCGAGGACGTCGTCGGGCAGTTCGATCCGTCGCAGCCCGAACAACTGCAGGAAGCACTCCAGCAGGGCATGTTCCAGCCGGAGGACACGCCGGAGCAGAAGGCGTCTCTGGCCCGCCTGGAGACGGCCCTCGCCCTCGTCGAGGGCTGGGTCGACGCGGTGGTGCACGAGGCCGCGAAGTCCCGGCTGACGTCGGCGGACGCCCTGCGCGAGACGATGCGCCGGCGGCGGGCGTCGGGGGGCCCGGCCGAGCAGACCTTCGCCACGCTCATCGGCCTCCAGCTCCGTCCGCGCCGGCTGCGGGACGCCTCCCGTCTGTGGGCCTCGCTCACGGACGCCCGGGGCGTCGACGGCCGGGACGCCCTGTGGGAGCACCCGGACATGCTGCCGACCGCCCGCGACCTGGACGACCCGGACGGCTTCGTGCACCACGAACAGCTGGACTTCTCCGAGCTGGACAAGATGCTCGGCGAGGCGGCGAAGGGCCCGCAGAAGTCCGGCCCGGGGAAGTCCTCCGGCGAGGCCCCGGACAAGGACGGACCCAAGGCGCCCGGGGACGGTAGCGGAAGCGGCGACGAGGACGGGCCGCAGGACGGTACGCGCGACGACGGCAAGGACGACACGGACCGGTGA
- a CDS encoding SDR family oxidoreductase gives MSSPDPQVRAARNLADPSPESTPTKNRPRSRGPVVAVTGAATGVGALLTAHLAASDEVRRVMAIDERLGDVPEATWHILDVRDPAIAGKLRGADVVVHLALDLDLETDPAARSAYNVRGTQTVLTAAAAAGVRRVVLCTSAMVYGALPDNDLPLSEDAELRATAEATGVGDLLEIERLGRRAPRAHPGLDVTVVRPAVLVGGTDTALTRYFESPRLLVVAGSRPAWQFCHVDDLVTALEYAALERIDGEFAVGCDGWLEQEEVEELSGVRRMELPSAVALGAAARLHRIGLTPSPAGDLAYTMHPWVVSVSRLHDAGWRPRWSNEEVLAALLEEVEGRHTVAGRRLGRKDATAAGAAGATVALLGTAALVRRARKARRRF, from the coding sequence GTGAGTTCCCCAGATCCGCAGGTTCGCGCAGCGCGAAACCTGGCCGACCCCTCGCCCGAAAGCACACCCACGAAAAATCGCCCCCGGAGCAGGGGCCCCGTCGTCGCCGTCACCGGCGCCGCGACCGGCGTGGGCGCCCTTCTCACCGCGCACCTCGCCGCCAGTGACGAGGTCAGGCGCGTCATGGCGATCGACGAGCGCCTGGGTGACGTCCCCGAGGCCACCTGGCACATCCTGGACGTACGGGACCCGGCGATCGCCGGGAAGCTGCGCGGCGCCGACGTCGTCGTGCACCTGGCCCTCGACCTCGACCTGGAGACCGATCCCGCGGCGCGTTCGGCGTACAACGTGCGTGGTACCCAGACCGTGCTCACGGCCGCGGCCGCCGCCGGTGTGCGCCGGGTCGTCCTCTGCACCTCGGCGATGGTCTACGGCGCCCTGCCCGACAACGACCTCCCGCTGTCCGAGGACGCCGAACTGCGCGCCACCGCCGAGGCGACCGGGGTCGGCGACCTCCTGGAGATCGAACGCCTCGGCAGGCGCGCCCCCCGCGCCCACCCGGGCCTCGACGTCACGGTGGTGCGGCCCGCGGTCCTCGTCGGGGGTACGGACACCGCGCTGACCCGCTACTTCGAGTCGCCGAGGCTCCTGGTCGTCGCGGGATCCCGCCCGGCCTGGCAGTTCTGCCATGTCGACGACCTGGTGACCGCCCTGGAGTACGCCGCGCTGGAGAGGATCGACGGGGAGTTCGCGGTCGGCTGCGACGGCTGGCTCGAACAGGAGGAGGTGGAGGAGCTCTCCGGGGTGCGGCGGATGGAGCTGCCGTCCGCCGTGGCGCTCGGTGCCGCGGCCCGGCTGCACCGCATCGGGCTCACTCCGTCACCGGCCGGCGACCTCGCCTACACGATGCACCCCTGGGTGGTCAGTGTGAGCCGGCTGCACGACGCGGGGTGGCGGCCGCGCTGGTCCAACGAAGAGGTGCTCGCCGCGCTCCTGGAAGAGGTGGAGGGACGCCACACGGTCGCCGGCCGCCGGCTGGGCCGCAAGGACGCCACCGCCGCGGGGGCGGCAGGGGCGACCGTCGCCCTGCTGGGGACGGCCGCGCTGGTCAGGCGGGCCCGCAAGGCCCGCCGCCGCTTCTGA
- a CDS encoding molybdenum cofactor biosynthesis protein MoaE, with translation MARTHDHPGEQAAHDPIRLLDIRETPLSVDEVFRAVGDDAAGGTALFVGTVRDHDGGQDVGALGYSCHPTAVEELRRVAEKVVANFPVRGLAAVHRVGELAVGDLAVVVAVSCAHRSEAFGACRALIDDLKREVPIWKHQRFSDGTEEWVGAC, from the coding sequence ATGGCACGCACCCACGACCACCCCGGCGAGCAGGCGGCCCACGATCCGATCCGGCTCCTGGACATCCGGGAGACACCACTCTCGGTCGACGAGGTCTTCCGGGCGGTCGGCGACGACGCGGCCGGCGGTACCGCGCTCTTCGTCGGCACGGTGCGCGATCACGACGGCGGCCAGGACGTCGGAGCGCTCGGGTACTCGTGCCATCCGACGGCCGTCGAGGAGCTGCGCCGCGTGGCCGAGAAGGTCGTGGCGAACTTCCCGGTACGGGGCCTCGCCGCCGTCCACCGTGTGGGTGAGCTGGCGGTCGGGGATCTGGCGGTGGTCGTCGCCGTGTCCTGCGCCCATCGGAGTGAGGCCTTCGGGGCCTGCCGTGCGCTCATCGACGACCTCAAGCGGGAGGTGCCGATCTGGAAACACCAGCGTTTCTCGGACGGCACGGAGGAATGGGTCGGAGCCTGCTGA
- a CDS encoding YlbL family protein gives MPRRTATMLASTLILIALLCAGVLIPVPYSKMAPGPTVNTLGDARGEPVLQIKGRDTYETSGHLNMTTVRVTGADYDMNIVTAVYGWLAHDSVIVPHDTLYPNGKTEEESTQENAEEFSQSQESAKVAALKELKIPVTSRVVVATVIKDSAAQGKLHAGDVIKAVDGTAVQEPQDVAKLVSARKPGEKVVFTIVPAKTAAAAEKAGKEPQGSEEITLTTRKAPSDPANPSQDRAIVGIQAGTDHTFPFEIDIKLADVGGPSAGLMFSLGIIDKLTPDELTGGEFIAGTGTIDDAGKVGPIGGINMKLVGARDAGARYFLTPDDNCAAAAADTPSGLTLVRVKTLGDATKSLEKIRTGDLAGLPSCSTG, from the coding sequence ATGCCACGCCGCACCGCGACGATGCTCGCCTCCACGCTGATCCTGATCGCGCTGCTCTGCGCCGGCGTGCTGATCCCCGTCCCGTACTCGAAGATGGCTCCGGGTCCGACGGTGAACACGCTCGGTGACGCGCGTGGCGAGCCGGTGCTGCAGATCAAGGGCCGCGACACCTATGAGACGTCCGGGCACCTCAACATGACGACGGTTCGGGTCACCGGCGCCGACTACGACATGAACATCGTCACGGCCGTCTACGGCTGGCTGGCCCACGACAGTGTGATCGTGCCGCACGACACGCTCTATCCGAACGGCAAGACGGAGGAGGAGTCCACCCAGGAGAACGCCGAGGAGTTCAGCCAGTCCCAGGAGAGCGCCAAGGTCGCCGCCCTGAAGGAGCTGAAGATCCCCGTCACCTCCCGGGTCGTCGTCGCCACGGTGATCAAGGACAGCGCCGCCCAGGGCAAGCTGCACGCCGGCGACGTGATCAAGGCCGTGGACGGGACAGCGGTCCAAGAACCCCAGGACGTCGCGAAGCTCGTCTCCGCGCGCAAGCCCGGCGAGAAGGTCGTCTTCACGATCGTGCCCGCCAAGACGGCGGCCGCGGCCGAGAAGGCGGGCAAGGAGCCCCAGGGCTCCGAGGAGATCACCCTCACCACACGGAAGGCGCCTTCGGACCCGGCGAATCCCTCGCAGGACCGGGCGATCGTCGGCATCCAGGCGGGGACCGACCACACCTTCCCGTTCGAGATCGACATCAAGCTCGCCGACGTCGGCGGACCGAGTGCCGGGCTGATGTTCTCGCTCGGCATCATCGACAAGCTGACTCCCGACGAGCTGACGGGCGGTGAGTTCATCGCCGGCACGGGCACCATCGACGACGCAGGCAAGGTGGGACCGATCGGCGGCATCAACATGAAGCTGGTCGGCGCCCGCGACGCGGGCGCCCGCTACTTCCTGACGCCGGACGACAACTGCGCCGCGGCGGCCGCCGACACACCGAGCGGACTCACGCTGGTGCGGGTGAAGACCCTGGGCGACGCCACGAAGTCCCTGGAGAAGATCCGCACCGGGGACCTGGCCGGGCTGCCGAGCTGCTCGACAGGCTGA
- a CDS encoding PPA1309 family protein yields the protein MPNVSSSGPPMASSPLTVAVLEIDAYAATLGWDQPARLFALVDTARLHAQEPGLAAQLGLDDPSSSGSALTPVEQEELPAGTALDEFLATIAWPDAVAGCALTVERLMLPPSAEASVPEGLSDARLTEWVAEHPDRQEVRMTVAVLRDGARDSAVRLREKDSPTEVLTGSGLVPGLAEALAATFES from the coding sequence ATGCCCAATGTTTCGTCCTCAGGCCCTCCGATGGCGTCGAGTCCTCTGACCGTCGCCGTCCTCGAAATCGACGCCTACGCCGCCACCCTCGGCTGGGACCAGCCCGCACGTCTGTTCGCCCTCGTCGACACCGCCCGGCTGCACGCCCAGGAGCCGGGCCTCGCCGCCCAGCTGGGGCTCGACGACCCGTCGTCCTCGGGGTCCGCCCTCACCCCCGTGGAACAGGAGGAGCTTCCGGCCGGCACGGCGCTGGACGAGTTCCTCGCCACGATCGCGTGGCCCGACGCAGTGGCCGGCTGCGCGCTCACCGTGGAGCGGCTGATGCTGCCGCCGTCCGCGGAGGCGTCCGTACCGGAGGGTCTGAGCGACGCCCGGCTGACGGAGTGGGTGGCCGAGCATCCCGACCGGCAGGAGGTGCGGATGACCGTGGCCGTACTGCGGGACGGCGCCCGCGACTCAGCGGTGCGGCTGCGGGAGAAGGACTCCCCCACCGAGGTGCTGACCGGTTCGGGACTGGTGCCGGGGCTGGCCGAGGCCCTCGCCGCGACGTTCGAGTCCTGA